One Micromonospora sp. WMMD1120 genomic region harbors:
- the hemC gene encoding hydroxymethylbilane synthase codes for MTAPLRLGTRGSALAMAQSGQIAEALTAATGRPVELVEVVTAGDRSPAPVHRLGVGVFVSALRDALTAGTIDFAVHSYKDLPTAAAGGLHIAAVPTRQDPRDALVARGGRTLAELPPGATVGTGALRRIAQLHALGLQLEVAPIRGNVDTRLARVIGPEADLDAIVLARAGLARLGRLDVITETLDPMLMLPAPAQGALAVECRVDDQDMVELLGVLDHAPSRAAVIAERALLATLEAGCTAPVAAYAELAEGESGDEIYLRGAVISPDGTRDLRLSRTGTPADAAEIGKALAAELLDLGADSILGHDGPTGPGTQQFGSTE; via the coding sequence ATGACCGCCCCCCTGCGCCTCGGCACCCGGGGCAGCGCCCTGGCGATGGCCCAGTCCGGTCAGATCGCCGAGGCGTTGACCGCCGCCACCGGACGCCCGGTCGAGCTGGTCGAGGTGGTCACCGCGGGCGACCGGTCGCCCGCTCCGGTGCACCGGCTCGGCGTCGGCGTGTTCGTCTCGGCGCTGCGCGACGCGCTGACCGCCGGGACGATCGACTTCGCTGTGCACTCGTACAAGGACCTGCCCACCGCTGCCGCCGGCGGGCTGCACATCGCGGCGGTGCCGACCCGGCAGGATCCGCGTGACGCGCTCGTCGCACGCGGCGGCCGGACGCTCGCCGAGCTGCCCCCGGGCGCCACGGTGGGCACCGGCGCGCTGCGCCGCATCGCCCAGTTGCACGCGCTCGGCCTGCAACTGGAGGTCGCCCCGATCCGCGGCAACGTGGACACCCGCCTCGCGCGGGTGATCGGCCCCGAGGCCGACCTCGACGCCATCGTGCTCGCCCGCGCCGGGCTCGCCCGGCTCGGGCGGCTCGACGTGATCACCGAGACGCTGGACCCGATGCTCATGCTGCCCGCACCCGCCCAGGGGGCGCTGGCCGTGGAGTGCCGGGTCGACGACCAGGACATGGTCGAGCTGCTCGGGGTGCTCGACCACGCACCGTCGCGCGCCGCGGTCATCGCGGAACGCGCGTTGCTGGCAACCCTGGAGGCCGGGTGCACCGCGCCCGTCGCCGCCTACGCCGAACTCGCCGAAGGTGAGTCCGGCGATGAGATCTACCTGCGCGGGGCGGTGATCAGCCCGGACGGCACTCGTGACCTCCGGCTGTCCCGCACCGGAACGCCCGCCGACGCGGCGGAGATCGGTAAGGCACTCGCCGCCGAACTCCTCGACCTCGGCGCCGACTCGATCCTCGGCCACGATGGACCCACCGGCCCGGGGACCCAGCAATTTGGGAGCACAGAATGA
- a CDS encoding helix-turn-helix transcriptional regulator produces the protein MSDSAASAEPVLVTEPSDTQWPAAGIVRAVRRRADLSQRELARWAGVHHATIGRIEAGRMVPSIVLLQRIISVLGCRLAVVDEFGRVLKPMRDWQDTRDGAERRYPSHLDTILDPELGEWWGDIYGLARPPETFRRDRAVRDAMRRRSQWEVRVAQQRHLPPPPRPARGLV, from the coding sequence ATGAGCGATTCCGCAGCCTCGGCCGAGCCGGTCCTGGTCACCGAACCGTCCGACACACAGTGGCCGGCCGCCGGAATCGTCCGTGCGGTCCGACGCCGCGCTGACCTGAGCCAACGCGAGCTGGCCCGGTGGGCGGGCGTGCACCACGCCACCATCGGCAGGATCGAGGCCGGTCGGATGGTGCCGAGCATCGTCCTCCTCCAGCGCATCATCAGCGTGCTGGGCTGCCGACTGGCCGTGGTGGACGAGTTCGGCCGAGTGCTGAAGCCGATGCGTGACTGGCAGGACACCCGCGACGGTGCGGAGCGGCGTTACCCGTCGCACCTGGACACCATTCTCGACCCGGAGCTGGGCGAGTGGTGGGGCGACATCTACGGGCTGGCCCGCCCGCCCGAGACGTTCCGTCGCGACAGGGCGGTCCGCGACGCGATGCGTCGACGCAGCCAGTGGGAGGTGCGTGTGGCCCAGCAGAGGCACCTGCCCCCGCCGCCCCGGCCAGCCCGAGGGCTGGTGTGA
- the hemB gene encoding porphobilinogen synthase: MSYPEIRPRRLRRTPAIRRLVSETRVDPAELVVPMFVKEGLTEPRAIGSLPGVLQHSRDSLRKAAAEAVQAGVGGIMLFGVPERRDPTGSGGVDPNGILNVAIRDVVAEVGDATVVMSDLCLDEFTSHGHCGLLTPDGAVDNDATLAAYAEMAVAQAAAGVGVVGPSGMMDGQVGVVRRALDAAGHQDVAVLAYAVKYASAFYGPFREAVESQLEGDRRTYQQDPANLRESLREVALDVAEGADLVMVKPALPYLDVVSAVRAAVDVPVAAYQVSGEYAMVEAAAANGWIDRERVMLETLTSIKRAGAQIILTYWAVEAAGLLRQRY; encoded by the coding sequence ATGTCGTACCCCGAGATCCGGCCCCGCCGGCTGCGCCGCACCCCGGCGATCCGCCGGCTGGTGTCCGAGACCAGGGTCGACCCGGCCGAGCTGGTCGTGCCGATGTTCGTCAAGGAGGGGTTGACCGAACCCCGCGCCATCGGGTCGCTCCCGGGGGTGCTTCAGCACTCCCGGGACTCCCTGCGCAAGGCGGCGGCGGAGGCGGTTCAGGCCGGTGTCGGCGGGATCATGCTCTTCGGCGTGCCGGAGCGACGGGACCCGACCGGCTCCGGTGGCGTCGATCCGAACGGCATCCTGAACGTCGCCATCCGTGACGTGGTGGCCGAGGTGGGCGATGCCACAGTGGTGATGAGCGACCTGTGTCTTGACGAGTTCACCTCGCACGGGCACTGCGGGTTGCTCACCCCCGACGGTGCTGTCGACAACGACGCCACGCTTGCCGCGTACGCCGAAATGGCGGTGGCCCAGGCCGCCGCCGGGGTCGGCGTGGTCGGGCCGTCCGGGATGATGGACGGCCAGGTCGGCGTGGTGCGCCGGGCGCTCGACGCCGCCGGGCACCAGGATGTGGCGGTGCTGGCGTACGCCGTGAAGTACGCCTCGGCCTTCTACGGCCCGTTCCGGGAGGCGGTGGAGTCGCAGCTGGAGGGCGACCGGCGTACCTACCAGCAGGACCCGGCGAACCTCCGCGAGTCGCTGCGCGAGGTGGCGCTCGACGTCGCCGAGGGCGCCGACCTGGTGATGGTCAAGCCGGCGCTGCCCTACCTCGACGTGGTGTCGGCGGTTCGGGCCGCGGTGGACGTGCCGGTCGCCGCCTACCAGGTCTCCGGCGAGTACGCGATGGTCGAGGCCGCCGCCGCCAACGGCTGGATCGACCGCGAGCGGGTGATGCTGGAGACCCTGACGTCGATCAAGCGGGCAGGCGCGCAGATCATCCTCACCTACTGGGCGGTCGAGGCCGCCGGGTTGCTCCGCCAGCGCTACTGA
- a CDS encoding GNAT family N-acetyltransferase: MVREWDPRTASSAEIASLLATLNEVLAADLPQDPPWRETSLREYLAEVMPGERRISWIAQAEAGDPGEPGAVLGQVHVLLLGDIGVIEVLVHPSVRRGGLGRDLVLRAARRVYQEGFRSIGVEVVGDTPSVAFYESLGFTREYVETRSVLDLTAVDWAELTEMATGIAAGYQVEFFPGGPPDDLLEAYARAKAEVRDVDEVELRPSSYDPERLRDSLDTLHRRGMKPYIVLARHEQSGEVAGLTEVVVPAQHPTRADQYDTIVAQDHRGYGIDRAIKARMLLELRSAEPELIEVQTWNAQANEAMLKVNAELGYRPDRDWCEYSVDVAELVHRLDPQR; the protein is encoded by the coding sequence ATGGTGCGCGAGTGGGACCCGAGGACCGCGTCGTCCGCCGAGATCGCGTCGCTGCTGGCCACGCTCAATGAGGTCCTGGCGGCCGACCTGCCGCAGGACCCGCCCTGGCGGGAGACCTCGCTGCGGGAATATCTCGCCGAGGTGATGCCCGGTGAGCGGCGGATCTCCTGGATCGCCCAGGCCGAGGCGGGCGATCCCGGCGAGCCCGGGGCGGTGCTCGGCCAGGTGCACGTGCTCCTGCTCGGCGACATCGGCGTGATCGAGGTGCTGGTGCACCCGTCGGTGCGGCGCGGTGGCCTCGGCCGGGACCTGGTGCTGCGCGCCGCCCGCCGGGTCTACCAGGAGGGCTTCCGGTCGATCGGGGTCGAGGTGGTCGGCGACACGCCCTCCGTCGCGTTCTACGAGTCGTTGGGCTTCACCAGGGAGTACGTGGAGACCCGCAGCGTGCTCGACCTGACCGCCGTCGACTGGGCCGAGCTGACCGAGATGGCCACCGGCATCGCGGCGGGCTACCAGGTGGAGTTCTTCCCGGGCGGGCCGCCGGACGACCTGCTCGAGGCGTACGCGCGGGCGAAGGCCGAGGTGCGCGACGTCGACGAGGTTGAGCTGCGTCCCAGCTCCTACGACCCGGAGCGGCTGCGCGACAGCCTCGACACCCTGCACCGCCGGGGCATGAAACCGTACATCGTGCTCGCCCGGCACGAGCAGAGCGGCGAGGTCGCCGGCCTGACCGAGGTGGTGGTGCCGGCGCAGCACCCGACCCGCGCCGACCAGTACGACACGATCGTCGCGCAGGACCACCGGGGCTACGGCATCGACCGGGCGATCAAGGCCCGGATGCTGCTGGAGCTGCGCTCCGCCGAGCCGGAGCTGATCGAGGTGCAGACCTGGAACGCCCAGGCCAACGAGGCGATGTTGAAGGTCAACGCGGAGCTGGGCTACCGCCCCGACCGGGACTGGTGCGAATACAGCGTCGACGTCGCCGAGCTGGTGCACCGGCTCGATCCGCAGCGCTGA
- a CDS encoding lamin tail domain-containing protein — translation MRPRRSLAALATATAAVTITALGVAPTAASAAPTDLFISEYVEGSSNNKAIELFNGTGAPVDLTAGGYQLQLYFNGATTATTIALTGTVAAGDAFVFASASAGAAILAQADQTTGASLFNGDDAIVLRRGATVLDSIGQVGVDPGTEWGAGLTSTADNTLRRLPPVTSGDTDPSDAFDPAAQWAGHPVDTFDGLGAHTVDGGGPVDVPATLTCGQPLVTPAGTAASREVTGTDPDDTIVDLAVTAVSPTPAAGSITRTAFTPADAVGGTARATVGASADLTAGAYTVTVTATDTDGGTATCALAVQVTRELTVGEVQGPTTDAESGPTDRSPLAPASGNGTSSTLYDVRGVITQLTLARTSAGADQHGFFLQSRLGDTDGDPTSSDGIFVFMGGFTSLVGGYVPTVGDEVVLRARVSEYYNFTQLSGASLVRRIGGGLAVDTAVAVTDAVPPAVLTDAQRFWERHEGSRMRVRAGSGAVSGRDVFSSTADAELWVVDRDDPLLDRADPYSRRVFRDAHPLDNDPTRRFDDGNGQRTLLGSMGVKATAGDSATVLPPAHTFDTLRADAVGGVYYSFEKYGVQVERAEFDAGSDPSKNSPPTPADRSQELAVATYNVENLYDYRDDPFDGCDFAGNAGCAGVSPPFDYVPANEAEYRAQLAALADQIVTDLHAPDLILVQEAEDQDICTVSGAALSCGDTDNADGAPDSVQELALTVAAAGGPAYAAAYDRTGADARGITAAFLYRTDRLSLAAATANDPLLGSAPTVEYRAAGLPANADVQNPKALNAVLPADVDTSTGRDGNNVFTRAPQLGKFSVAAAPGSTERFTLYALSNHYSSGPDSRVGQRREQARYGAAIVTAIEAADQGARVVYGGDLNVFPRPDDPVATGDQPTPSDQLAPLYEAGLHNLWDNLVADVPASAYSYSFEGQAQTLDHLFVNDAFYGDLVQVRAAHINADWPAESAGDGSRGSSDHDPQVARFRSRASLTVADTTVVEGNQGTRQMTFTATVSRPLSQPVLLCAAAVGVTAQAGSDFDPYAGCTVLAAGQTSATFAVTVRGDRKRESDEKLTLLVAGVPGLRLADPLAVGTITNDD, via the coding sequence ATGCGCCCGCGCCGCTCACTAGCCGCGCTCGCGACCGCCACCGCCGCCGTGACCATCACGGCGCTCGGCGTCGCACCCACAGCGGCCAGCGCCGCGCCCACCGACCTGTTCATTTCGGAGTACGTCGAGGGTTCGTCGAACAACAAGGCCATCGAACTGTTCAACGGCACCGGCGCGCCGGTCGACCTCACGGCCGGGGGGTACCAGCTCCAGCTCTACTTCAACGGCGCCACGACGGCCACCACCATCGCGCTGACCGGCACTGTCGCCGCCGGGGACGCGTTCGTGTTCGCCAGCGCGTCGGCGGGGGCCGCCATCCTCGCCCAGGCCGATCAGACCACCGGGGCGAGCCTGTTCAACGGTGACGACGCGATCGTGCTGCGTCGGGGCGCCACGGTGCTCGACTCGATCGGCCAGGTGGGCGTCGACCCGGGCACCGAGTGGGGTGCCGGCCTCACCAGCACCGCTGACAACACACTGCGTCGGCTGCCGCCCGTGACGAGCGGCGACACCGACCCCTCGGACGCCTTCGACCCCGCCGCGCAGTGGGCCGGCCACCCGGTCGACACGTTCGACGGGTTGGGCGCGCACACCGTGGACGGCGGCGGCCCGGTCGACGTGCCGGCCACGCTCACCTGCGGCCAACCGCTGGTCACCCCCGCCGGCACGGCCGCGAGCCGCGAGGTCACCGGCACCGATCCCGACGACACGATCGTCGACCTGGCGGTCACCGCGGTCAGCCCGACCCCGGCCGCCGGCTCGATCACCCGTACCGCGTTCACACCGGCCGACGCGGTGGGCGGCACCGCCCGCGCCACCGTCGGCGCGAGCGCCGACCTCACCGCCGGGGCGTACACCGTCACGGTGACCGCGACCGACACGGACGGTGGCACCGCGACCTGCGCGTTGGCCGTGCAGGTGACCCGGGAGCTGACCGTCGGCGAGGTGCAGGGCCCGACCACCGACGCCGAGTCCGGTCCGACCGACCGGTCACCGCTCGCGCCGGCGAGCGGCAACGGCACGAGCAGCACGCTGTACGACGTACGCGGCGTGATCACCCAGCTGACCCTGGCCCGCACCTCGGCCGGGGCGGACCAGCACGGCTTCTTCCTGCAGAGCCGCCTTGGTGACACCGACGGGGACCCGACCAGCTCCGACGGCATCTTCGTCTTCATGGGCGGGTTCACCTCGCTGGTCGGCGGTTACGTGCCGACGGTCGGCGACGAGGTGGTGCTGCGGGCCCGGGTGTCGGAGTACTACAACTTCACCCAGCTCTCCGGTGCGTCGCTGGTCCGCCGGATCGGGGGTGGCCTGGCGGTGGACACCGCCGTCGCGGTTACCGACGCGGTCCCGCCGGCCGTGCTGACCGACGCGCAGCGCTTCTGGGAGCGGCACGAGGGTTCCCGGATGCGGGTACGCGCGGGCAGCGGCGCGGTGAGCGGTCGGGACGTCTTCTCCTCCACCGCCGACGCGGAGCTGTGGGTGGTCGACCGTGACGACCCGCTGCTGGACCGCGCGGACCCGTACTCCCGGAGGGTCTTCCGGGACGCGCACCCGCTGGACAACGACCCGACCCGGCGTTTCGACGACGGCAACGGCCAGCGGACGCTGCTCGGCAGCATGGGTGTGAAGGCGACCGCCGGGGACAGCGCCACGGTGCTGCCGCCGGCGCACACCTTCGACACGCTGCGCGCGGACGCGGTGGGCGGTGTCTACTACTCGTTCGAGAAGTACGGCGTCCAGGTCGAGCGGGCGGAGTTCGACGCCGGCTCCGACCCGTCGAAGAACAGCCCGCCCACGCCGGCGGACCGCTCGCAGGAGCTGGCCGTCGCCACCTACAACGTGGAGAACCTGTACGACTACCGGGACGACCCGTTCGACGGCTGCGACTTCGCCGGCAACGCCGGGTGCGCCGGGGTCAGCCCGCCGTTCGACTACGTCCCGGCCAACGAGGCGGAGTACCGGGCGCAGTTGGCGGCGCTCGCCGACCAGATCGTCACCGACCTGCACGCACCGGATCTGATCCTCGTGCAGGAGGCCGAGGACCAGGACATCTGCACGGTCTCCGGGGCCGCGTTGAGCTGCGGTGACACCGACAACGCCGACGGCGCTCCGGACAGCGTCCAGGAGTTGGCGCTCACCGTGGCGGCGGCCGGCGGCCCGGCGTACGCCGCCGCCTATGACCGGACCGGCGCGGACGCCCGCGGCATCACCGCCGCGTTCCTGTACCGCACCGACCGGTTGTCGCTGGCGGCGGCGACGGCGAACGACCCTCTGCTCGGCTCGGCGCCGACTGTTGAGTACCGCGCGGCGGGGCTGCCGGCCAACGCCGACGTGCAGAATCCGAAGGCACTGAACGCGGTGCTGCCGGCGGATGTGGACACCTCCACCGGCAGGGACGGGAACAACGTGTTCACCCGCGCCCCGCAGTTGGGCAAGTTCAGTGTCGCCGCGGCACCGGGTTCCACCGAGCGGTTCACGCTGTACGCGCTCAGCAACCACTACTCGTCCGGCCCGGACAGTCGGGTCGGGCAACGGCGGGAGCAGGCGCGCTACGGCGCGGCGATCGTCACCGCGATCGAGGCGGCCGACCAGGGCGCCCGGGTGGTCTACGGCGGGGACCTGAACGTCTTCCCGCGCCCGGACGATCCCGTCGCCACCGGTGACCAGCCCACCCCGTCGGATCAGCTCGCGCCGCTCTACGAGGCGGGTCTGCACAACCTGTGGGACAACCTGGTCGCGGACGTGCCGGCGTCGGCCTACTCGTACAGTTTCGAAGGGCAGGCGCAGACGCTCGACCACCTGTTCGTCAACGACGCGTTCTACGGCGACCTGGTGCAGGTGCGGGCGGCGCACATCAACGCCGACTGGCCGGCGGAGTCCGCCGGCGACGGGTCCCGGGGCTCCAGCGACCACGACCCGCAGGTGGCCCGGTTCCGGTCCCGCGCGTCGTTGACCGTGGCCGACACGACTGTGGTCGAGGGCAACCAGGGCACCAGGCAGATGACCTTCACCGCCACCGTGTCGCGGCCGTTGTCCCAGCCGGTGCTGCTCTGTGCCGCCGCCGTCGGTGTCACGGCGCAGGCCGGCTCGGACTTCGACCCGTACGCGGGCTGCACCGTGCTCGCCGCCGGGCAGACGTCGGCCACCTTCGCGGTGACGGTGCGCGGTGACCGGAAGCGGGAGTCGGACGAGAAGCTGACGCTGCTGGTGGCCGGTGTTCCCGGCCTCCGCCTGGCCGACCCGCTCGCGGTCGGAACGATCACCAACGACGACTGA
- a CDS encoding uroporphyrinogen-III synthase — MTRTRKPVGRIAFVGAGPGDPGLLTRRAHDALVDADQVIYDRGVPESLLAVVRAEAAEDAEFTPAEGAPGDVAKVLISAARSGLNAVHLVAGDPFGHDSVVKEVQAVARTAAHFEVVPGVGQAEGVATYAGVPLPGVRTAADVEDVSTLDFEALATAVGRGSLALAVDAGDLAAVRDGLLAAGVEGTTGVGVTGDGTGETQYTTTSTVDSFVAAALGFTGRVVLTVGVGVGQRDKLSWWENRPLYGWKVLVPRTKEQAGVMSARLRAYGAIPCEVPTIAVEPPRTPAQMERAVKGLVDGRYAWVIFTSVNAVRAVWEKFAEHGLDARHFGGVKIACIGEATADAVRAFGIQPELIPAGEQSSEGLLAEFSPHDEILDPVGRVLLPRADIATETLAAGLTERGWEVDDVTAYRTVRAAPPPAEIRDAIKSGGFDAVLFTSSSTVRNLVGIAGKPHARTVVAVIGPKTAETATEFGLRVDVQPPHASVPDLVEALAAYAVELREKLAAMPAKQRRGSKVQGPTALRFR; from the coding sequence ATGACCCGCACCCGTAAGCCCGTCGGCCGTATCGCGTTCGTCGGGGCCGGCCCCGGCGACCCAGGTCTGCTGACCCGCCGGGCCCACGACGCCCTGGTCGACGCCGACCAGGTGATCTACGACCGGGGAGTCCCGGAGTCGTTGCTCGCCGTCGTCCGCGCCGAGGCCGCCGAGGACGCCGAGTTCACCCCGGCCGAGGGCGCCCCGGGGGACGTGGCGAAGGTGCTGATCTCCGCGGCCCGCTCCGGGTTGAACGCGGTGCACCTCGTGGCCGGTGACCCGTTCGGTCACGACTCGGTGGTCAAGGAGGTGCAGGCGGTGGCCCGCACCGCCGCCCACTTCGAGGTGGTGCCGGGCGTCGGTCAGGCCGAGGGTGTGGCCACCTACGCGGGCGTTCCGCTGCCGGGTGTGCGTACCGCCGCGGACGTCGAGGACGTCAGCACGCTGGACTTCGAGGCGCTGGCAACGGCCGTCGGCCGGGGCTCGCTCGCGCTCGCCGTGGACGCCGGTGACCTCGCCGCCGTGCGGGACGGGCTGCTCGCCGCCGGGGTCGAGGGCACCACCGGCGTCGGGGTGACCGGTGACGGCACCGGCGAGACCCAGTACACGACCACGTCGACGGTGGACAGCTTCGTGGCCGCCGCGCTCGGCTTCACCGGCCGGGTCGTGCTGACCGTCGGCGTCGGGGTGGGGCAGCGCGACAAGCTGAGCTGGTGGGAGAACCGCCCGCTGTACGGCTGGAAGGTGCTCGTACCGCGTACCAAGGAGCAGGCCGGCGTGATGAGCGCCCGGCTGCGCGCGTACGGGGCGATCCCGTGTGAGGTGCCGACCATCGCGGTCGAGCCGCCGCGTACCCCGGCGCAGATGGAGCGGGCGGTCAAGGGCCTGGTCGATGGCCGGTACGCCTGGGTGATCTTCACCTCGGTCAACGCGGTCCGCGCGGTCTGGGAGAAGTTCGCCGAGCACGGGCTGGACGCCCGGCACTTCGGCGGCGTCAAGATCGCCTGCATCGGTGAGGCCACCGCGGACGCGGTCCGCGCGTTCGGCATCCAGCCGGAGCTGATCCCCGCCGGGGAGCAGTCCTCCGAGGGGCTGCTGGCCGAGTTCTCCCCGCACGACGAGATCCTCGACCCGGTGGGCCGGGTGCTGCTGCCCCGCGCCGACATCGCCACCGAGACGCTTGCCGCGGGGCTCACCGAGCGCGGCTGGGAGGTCGACGACGTGACCGCGTACCGCACGGTGCGGGCCGCGCCGCCGCCCGCCGAGATCCGGGACGCGATCAAGTCGGGCGGGTTCGACGCGGTGCTCTTCACCTCGTCCTCCACGGTGCGCAACCTGGTCGGCATCGCCGGGAAGCCGCACGCCCGGACGGTTGTTGCCGTCATCGGGCCCAAGACGGCGGAGACCGCGACGGAGTTCGGCCTGCGGGTCGACGTCCAGCCGCCGCACGCCTCGGTGCCCGACCTGGTGGAGGCGCTCGCCGCCTACGCCGTTGAGCTGCGCGAGAAGCTGGCCGCCATGCCGGCCAAGCAGCGTCGCGGTTCGAAGGTGCAGGGGCCGACCGCCCTGCGCTTCCGGTAG
- a CDS encoding lytic murein transglycosylase: MVDGEDDTRTRKLRPAAPLDGPLEGSGAAPDPTRAVPRPRRPWLSGRSPAASSPESAEPTPAPATTPATPPAPAPAAAKTPAEPDVKADSAGSAESADSQVGTPTAKDSRTAEPKPDASKPDDSKADASKPDDGKPDDATATVGPARTTVDEIPVVPAANPARRRRVPFAHAVRLPPRQVAASAAQATREWSRRPSGRLTLPGLFLLLMVAATAAAGALLVPATIRAPRPVAVDASATPNPVVPPAGPSGLPTTPLPTGPLPTLPLPTGGVPTNGLPTGPAVGPGLGGRPSDALAGWAQQVSAKVGVPATAMQAYGYAELVLAQTNRSCALSWTTLAAIGQVESGHGSANGARLGPDGKALPKIIGLPLDGKDGRMRIIDTDRGALDGDTVLDRAIGPMQFIPTTWKEIGADADNDGVKDPHDLDDAALAAGNYLCKGGRNLSIAGDWWNAILSYNDVRRYAQDVYDTANRYGRASR, encoded by the coding sequence GTGGTGGACGGCGAGGACGACACGCGCACTCGGAAGTTACGACCGGCCGCGCCGCTGGACGGGCCGTTGGAGGGCTCGGGGGCCGCGCCCGACCCGACACGCGCGGTGCCCCGCCCGCGCCGCCCGTGGCTGAGCGGGCGTTCCCCGGCCGCCTCGTCACCAGAGTCGGCAGAACCGACACCCGCGCCGGCGACGACACCGGCAACACCGCCAGCGCCAGCGCCGGCAGCGGCAAAGACGCCGGCCGAGCCGGACGTCAAGGCCGACAGCGCCGGAAGCGCCGAGAGCGCCGACAGCCAGGTCGGGACGCCCACGGCCAAAGACAGTAGGACCGCCGAACCCAAGCCCGACGCCAGCAAGCCCGACGACAGCAAGGCCGACGCCAGCAAGCCCGACGACGGCAAGCCCGACGACGCGACGGCCACCGTGGGACCGGCCAGGACCACTGTGGATGAGATCCCTGTCGTGCCGGCGGCCAACCCCGCCCGGCGGCGGCGGGTGCCCTTCGCGCACGCGGTACGCCTGCCACCGCGCCAGGTCGCGGCGTCGGCCGCCCAGGCGACCCGCGAGTGGTCCCGCCGTCCGAGCGGTCGGTTGACCCTGCCCGGCCTGTTCCTGCTGCTGATGGTGGCGGCGACCGCCGCGGCGGGCGCACTGCTGGTGCCCGCCACGATCCGCGCGCCACGCCCGGTCGCTGTCGACGCGTCCGCCACGCCGAACCCTGTCGTACCGCCGGCGGGGCCGTCCGGTCTGCCCACCACCCCGCTGCCCACCGGTCCACTGCCGACCCTCCCCCTGCCCACCGGCGGGGTGCCCACCAACGGGCTACCGACCGGCCCCGCCGTCGGACCGGGTCTCGGCGGCCGGCCGTCGGACGCCCTGGCCGGCTGGGCACAGCAGGTCAGCGCCAAGGTCGGCGTCCCCGCCACCGCCATGCAGGCGTACGGCTACGCCGAGCTGGTGCTCGCCCAGACCAACCGCAGTTGCGCGCTGAGCTGGACCACGCTGGCCGCGATCGGCCAGGTCGAGTCGGGGCACGGCTCGGCCAACGGCGCGCGCCTGGGGCCGGACGGCAAGGCGCTACCGAAGATCATCGGGCTCCCGCTGGACGGCAAGGACGGCCGCATGCGGATCATCGACACCGACCGTGGGGCGCTCGACGGCGACACAGTCCTGGACCGGGCCATCGGGCCGATGCAGTTCATCCCGACCACCTGGAAGGAGATCGGGGCGGACGCGGACAACGACGGCGTCAAGGACCCGCACGACCTGGACGACGCCGCGCTGGCGGCGGGGAACTACCTCTGCAAGGGCGGGCGCAACCTGAGCATCGCTGGCGACTGGTGGAACGCCATCCTGTCCTACAACGATGTGCGGCGGTACGCCCAGGACGTCTACGACACCGCCAACCGGTACGGACGGGCCAGTCGCTGA